The following proteins are encoded in a genomic region of Thioclava nitratireducens:
- a CDS encoding DUF3047 domain-containing protein, which produces MRRLSIAFLASSFCVGLMPGLAPASIFGGWTEQRFSLFSSNDWEQSPNGVEMRSDGAVSLIWRALPQADWGARKAAWQWSVSQSVPPTKLDRKGGDDRDLSLYFVFMPEAVARANQGAGIRKLLAVKEARVLMYVWGGAHGRGALLPSPYLGARGKTVVLRPAGTGSHSESVDLARDYQRAFGGQPTQLVGLALSGDSDDTDSAIRARISGLKLN; this is translated from the coding sequence ATGCGCCGCCTGTCGATCGCCTTTCTCGCATCAAGCTTCTGCGTGGGGCTGATGCCGGGCCTAGCCCCGGCCTCGATCTTCGGTGGCTGGACCGAGCAGCGGTTCTCGCTGTTTTCCTCGAATGACTGGGAACAATCGCCAAACGGCGTGGAGATGCGCTCGGACGGGGCGGTGTCGTTGATCTGGCGTGCGCTGCCTCAGGCAGATTGGGGCGCGCGCAAGGCCGCGTGGCAATGGTCGGTCAGCCAAAGCGTCCCGCCGACGAAGCTCGACCGAAAGGGCGGCGACGATCGCGACCTCTCGCTCTATTTCGTCTTCATGCCAGAGGCGGTCGCCCGGGCCAATCAGGGGGCGGGCATCCGCAAGCTTCTGGCGGTGAAGGAAGCGCGGGTGCTGATGTATGTCTGGGGTGGCGCGCATGGGCGCGGGGCGCTCTTGCCGTCGCCCTATCTGGGTGCGCGCGGCAAAACGGTGGTGCTCCGCCCGGCGGGCACCGGATCGCATTCCGAGAGCGTCGATCTGGCGCGCGACTACCAGCGCGCCTTCGGGGGCCAGCCGACGCAGCTCGTGGGGCTGGCGCTGTCAGGAGACAGCGACGACACCGACAGCGCGATCCGTGCCCGGATCTCGGGGCTGAAGCTGAACTGA